One window from the genome of Solea solea chromosome 13, fSolSol10.1, whole genome shotgun sequence encodes:
- the il21r.1 gene encoding interleukin 21 receptor, tandem duplicate 1: MALTNVCLALLWGLALWIPSVTSFCNVTCSTDYDVLLNCSCSGSVPTSPVRLHVSCRDEEEEEEVNGSCVVTLPQSWCTMHIENLYEVASIGNKCRATASQSHGGTVKSSEPSIWALSEVVKPQPPSNVQVTLSDESYNISWASNNPTDCITYRLRVRESRDLFNDPVHSLFMETTYIQLHYSKLQPQVNYTVDVQAKMCPGYLYQGPWSEWSETVEWRTGPSVVVEGTIRYEWVISLVVLLIILFLLLFCCKHQFWLKRLHVVAYIPRPNVFFESLYQDYNGNFKEWVKPVFSEDDYYTQSCVHATSEKQHDILQWSDEKKSCREDGETTEDGPFLCVLQPHSGLRLPPFLDQGGSQGTGHSVGHVSIHTVTLSGEEFEEEEVMSRSSLTSYQAGESFGSFEEDSGELGVDTSQLERQSLMLPQYENHIPDDPELHEPERLSLDSFASNGQSEDGYPHVDLDTIDSGFVECSSPGASDSDTAEHTHADLFQEHNISNSNYVKQWMICNTIQEDGSNNLDNQLCGAQSSS, from the exons ATGGCTCTCACAAATGTGTGTCTAGCATTATTGTGGGGCCTCGCTCTGTGGATTCCTAGTG TCACATCCTTTTGTAACGTCACCTGCTCGACGGACTATGACGTTTTGCTGAATTGCTCGTGTTCGGGCTCCGTGCCGACATCTCCTGTCCGACTCCACGTCAGCTGCAG agatgaggaggaggaggaggaggttaaCGGCAGCTGTGTGGTCACACTGCCTCAGTCCTGGTGCACCATGCACATAGAGAACCTGTACGAAGTTGCATCCATCGGGAACAAGTGCAGAGCCACGGCCAGTCAAAGCCACGGAGGAACAGTGAAGAGCAGTGAGCCATCGATCTGGGCTCTGAGTGAAGTGG TGAAACCTCAGCCTCCTTCCAACGTGCAGGTGACACTCAGTGACGAGTCCTACAACATCAGCTGGGCGAGCAACAACCCCACCGACTGTATCACCTACAGGCTGCGTGTGCGAGAGAGCAGAGACCTGTTCAAT GATCCAGTTCATTCCCTCTTCATGGAAACAACGTACATCCAGTTACACTATAGCAAACTCCAGCCACAGGTCAACTACACTGTGGACGTTCAGGCCAAAATGTGTCCTGGATATTTGTACCAGGGTCCGTGGAGTGAGTGGAGCGAGACTGTGGAGTGGAGAACAGGTCCTTCTGTGGTTGTTGAGG GAACGATTAGATATGAGTGGGTCATCTCTCTCGTGGTGcttctcatcatcctcttcctgttgctgttttgttgtaaaCATCA GTTTTGGCTAAAAAGACTGCATGTGGTCGCATACATCCCCAGACCAAATGTGTTCTTCGAGTCGCTCTACCAAGACTACAACGGGAACTTCAAG GAATGGGTGAAGCCTGTGTTTAGTGAGGACGATTATTACACACAGTCTTGTGTTCACGCGACGAGCGAAAAGCAGCACGACATTCTTCAGTGGAGCGACGAGAAGAAAAGCTGCAGAGAGGACGGCGAGACCACAGAGGACGGCCCGTTCCTCTgtgtgctgcagcctcacagcgGCCTGCGGCTGCCGCCCTTCCTGGACCAAGGCGGTTCCCAGGGAACGGGCCACTCTGTGGGACATGTCTCCATCCACACTGTCACCCTGTCTGGGGAGGagtttgaggaggaggaagtgatgtcacGGAGCTCCCTCACAAGTTACCAAGCTGGAGAAAGCTTTGGTTCATTTGAAGAGGACAGTGGAGAGCTTGGTGTGGACACGTCTCAGTTGGAGAGACAAAGTTTGATGTTACCACAATATGAAAACCACATCCCCGATGATCCAGAGCTTCATGAGCCGGAGAGACTGTCACTGGACTCGTTTGCCTCAAACGGGCAGTCAGAGGACGGCTACCCTCATGTGGACTTGGACACCATTGACAGTGGGTTTGTGGAGTGCAGCAGCCCCGGAGCCTCAGACTCAGACACAGCAGAGCACACACATGCTGATTTATTTCAGGAGCACAACATCTCAAATTCTAACTATGTCAAGCAGTGGATGATATGTAACACTATTCAGGAGGACGGCAGCAATAACCTGGACAATCAGCTGTGTGGAGCACAGTCATCATCGTAG